In Streptomyces sp. ML-6, the genomic stretch CGCAGGACGCCGCACACGAACGGAGCATGTGGGGCGTCCTGCGGTACGTGCGGCGACCCGACGACGCGTAGGCCGTGCCCGGCCCCGCGCCGTCGGACCGGTCGGCTACACCGGGCCCGCGACCACCGCGACCGGCTTGACCAGCGGTGTCCCCGAACCGTCGCGCCGCGGGTCCGGCTCCGGCAGCTCGACCGGCGTGCCGTTGGACTGCGCGGCCCGGGCGGGCACCGCACCCGCCCAGGCGAACACCAGGACGTCCTCGCCCTTGAGGAACCGCTGACAGCGCACCCCGCCGGTGGCCCGGCCCTTGCGCGGGTACTGGTCGAACGGGGTGAGCTTGCACGTCTGCGCCGAGTCGTCCAGCGTGCCGTGCGAGCCCGCGACGGTGAACACCATCGCGTCCGCCGCCGGATCCACCGCGGTGAAGGAGATCACCTCGGCGTCCGCCGCCAGCTTGACCCCCGCCATGCCCCCGGCGGGCCGGCCCTGCGGCCGCACCTGCGCCGCCGGGTAACGCAGCAGCTGCGCGTCGGAGGTGATGAACACCAGGTCCTCCTCGCCGGTCCGCAGCTCGGCGGCACCGACGATCCGGTCACCGGACTTGAGGGTGATGACCTCCAGCTCGTCCTTGTTGGCCGGATAGTCCGGCACCACCCGCTTGACGACGCCCTGGAGGGTGCCGATCGCCAGACCGGGGGAGGCCTCGTCGAGCGTCGTCAGACAGACGACCGTCTCGTCGTTCTCCAGCGTGAGGAACTCGGAGACCATCGCCCCGCCCGACAGGTTGGGCGCCGCGTGGGTGTCCGGCAGCTGGGGCAGATCGATCACCGGGAGCCGCAGCAGCCGGCCCGTCGACGTCACCACGCCCACATCGCCCCGTGCCGTCGCGGGCACGGCCGACACGATCACGTCGTGCTTGGCGCGCTTGGCGTCCTCGGTGAGGACGATCGGCTCGTCATTGGCGGTACGGGCCAGCAGACCGGTCGAGGAGAGCAGCACCCGGCACGGGTCGTCCGCGACCTCCAGCGGCACCGCGGCGACCTGCGTACCGGCCGACTCCAGCAGCACCGTGCGCCGGGCGGTGCCGAACTTCTTGGCGACCGCGGCCAGCTCCGTGGAGACGAGCTTGCGCAGCTCGGTGTCCGATTCGAGGATGGCCGTCAGCTTGGCGATCTCGTCGTTGAGCCGGTCCCGCTCGCTCTCCAGCTCGATCCGGTCGAACCGGGTCAGCCGGCGCAGCGGGGTGTCCAGGATGTACTGCGTCTGGACCTCGCTCAGCGAGAACCGCTCGATGAGCCGCTCCTTCGCCTGCGCCGAGTTGTCGCTGGAACGGATGAGCCGGATGACCTCGTCGATGTCGACCAGCGCGACCAGCAGGCCCTCGACCAGGTGCAGCCGGTCGCGGCGCTTGCCCCGGCGGAACTCGCTGCGCCGGCGCACCACGTCGAAACGGTGGTCGAGGTAGACCTCCAGCAGCTCCTTGAGCCCCAGCGTGAGCGGCTGCCCGTCGACCAGTGCCACGTTGTTGATGCCGAAGGAGTCCTCCATCGGCGTCAGCTTGTAGAGCTGCTCCAGCACGGCCTCCGGCACGAAGCCGTTCTTCACCTCGATGACCAGGCGCAGGCCGTGCTCGCGGTCCGTCAGGTCCTTCACGTCCGCGATGCCCTGGAGCTTCTTCGCCGAGACCAGGTCCTTGATCTTGGCGATCACCTTCTCCGGCCCGACGGTGAAGGGGAGTTCCGTGACGACCAGACCCTTGCGACGGGCGGTCACGTTCTCCACGGAAGCGGTCGCGCGGATCTTGAACGTGCCGCGCCCCCGGGCATACGCGTCCTTGATGCCGCTCAGGCCCACGATCCGGCCGCCCGTGGGCAGATCGGGACCGGGCACGAACCGCATCAGGGTCTCCAGGTCCGCGCCCGGGTGCTTGATCAGATGCCGGGCGGCGGCCACGACCTCGCCCAGGTTGTGCGGCGGCATGTTGGTCGCCATACCGACCGCGATCCCGGACGAGCCGTTGACCAGCAGGTTCGGGTACGCGGCGGGGAGGACGGTCGGCTCCATCTCCTGACCGTCGTAGTTCGACTGGAACGCGACGGTGTCCTCGTCGATCGACTCCGTCATCAGCGACGTCGCGTCGGCCATCCGGCACTCGGTGTACCGCATGGCGGCCGGCGGGTCGTCGTTCCCGAGCGAGCCGAAGTTTCCGTGACCGTCGACCAGGGGGAGCCGCATGGAGAACGGCTGCGCCAGACGGACCAGCGCGTCGTAGATCGACGCGTCGCCGTGCGGGTGCAGCTTGCCCATGACCTCGCCGACCACCCGGGCGCACTTCACGAAGCCGCGGTCGGGGCGCAGGCCCATCTCGTTCATCTGGTAGACGATGCGGCGGTGCACCGGCTTCATGCCGTCCCGGGCGTCGGGCAGGGCCCGGGAGTAGATCACCGAGTACGCGTACTCGAGGAAGGAGCCCTGCATTTCGTCGACGACGTCGATGTCGAGGATCTTCTCCTCGAAGTCGTCCGGCGGCGGGGTCTTCGTGCTGCGGCGGGCCATCGCTGCTGCGACTCCTTCACGGATTCTGTTCGGGCAACCTCAGGTTCTGACGCGGACCATTGTGGACCGCCGCACTGACATCCCCGACCTCGACCCGGCCCAAAGGACGTTCGGGGCGCCCGCCGACGGGGTTTCCCGCCCCTTCGCGCGGGGGTGCGCCCCCCTTTCATGCGAACTTCCGCGGTACGGGAACTTCGCCAGGCACGTGTGCGCTTGCTTACAGTGGCAGGTCTCGCAGGAAATCCAGTATCGCGATCGAAGGGACGTACATGCCCATGGGTCACACGGCCACAGCTCAGGCCGGCTCCGGCGGCTTGACAGCGACCGAGCACCGCCTGGCCAACGGCCTGCGCGTGGTGCTCTCCGAGGACCATCTGACCCCGGTCGCCGCAGTCTGCCTCTGGTACGACGTCGGCTCGCGCCACGAGGTCAAGGGACGCACCGGCCTGGCTCACCTTTTCGAGCACCTGATGTTCCAGGGCTCCGGCCAGGTCAAGGGGAACGGCCACTTCGAGCTGGTGCAGGGGGCCGGCGGCTCGCTCAACGGGACCACCAGCTTCGAGCGCACCAACTACTTCGAGACCATGCCCGCCCACCAGCTGGAGCTGGCCCTCTGGCTCGAAGCCGACCGCATGGGCTCGCTGCTCGCCGCGCTCGACGAGGAGTCCATGGAGAACCAGCGGGACGTCGTCAAGAACGAGCGCCGCCAGCGCTACGACAACGTCCCCTACGGCACGGCGTTCGAGAGGCTGACAGCCCTGGCCTACCCCGAGGGCCACCCGTACCACCACACGCCGATCGGCTCGATGGCCGACCTGGACGCCGCGACCCTGGAGGACGCGCGCACCTTCTTCCGTACGTACTACGCCCCCAACAACGCGGTGCTCTCGGTCGTCGGCGACATCGACCCCGAGCAGACCCTGGCCTGGATCGAGAAGTACTTCGGCTCCATCCCGTCCCACGACGGCAAGCAGCCGCCGCGCGACGGCACGCTCCCCGAGATCATCGGTGAGCAGCTGCGCGAGGAGGTGCGCGAGGAGGTTCCGGCGCGCGCCCTGATGGCCGCCTACCGCCTGCCGCACGACGGCACCCGGGAGTGCGATGCGGCGGACCTCGCGCTGACCGTGCTCGGCGGCGGCGAGTCGTCACGGCTGTACAACCGGCTCGTCCGCCGCGACCGTACGGCCGTGGCGGCCGGGTTCGGGCTGCTGCGCCTGGCCGGAGCACCCTCGCTCGGCTGGCTGGACGTCAAAATGTCCGGCGGGGTCGAGGTGCCGGAGGTCGAGACCGCGGTCGACGAGGAGCTCGCCCGGTTCGCCGCCGAGGGCCCCACGCCCGAGGAAATGGAGCGGGCGCAGGCCCAGTTGGAGCGCGAGTGGCTGGACCGGCTCGGCACGGTCGCGGGCCGCGCGGACGAACTGTGCCGCTTCGCCGTCCTGTTCGGTGACCCGCAGCTGGCCCTGACCGCCGTGCAGCGGGTGCTCGACGTGACCGCGGAGGAGGTCCAGGCCGCGGCCAGGGCCCAGCTGCGCCCCGACAACCGGGCGGTGCTGGTCTACGAGCCGGTCGAGTCGGCCGAGACCGCCGACGAGACCGACGCCGACGACACCGACGCGCACGAAGGAGCGGGCAAGTGACCGACGCCGCGACTGGAGTTTCGATGCA encodes the following:
- a CDS encoding pitrilysin family protein, encoding MPMGHTATAQAGSGGLTATEHRLANGLRVVLSEDHLTPVAAVCLWYDVGSRHEVKGRTGLAHLFEHLMFQGSGQVKGNGHFELVQGAGGSLNGTTSFERTNYFETMPAHQLELALWLEADRMGSLLAALDEESMENQRDVVKNERRQRYDNVPYGTAFERLTALAYPEGHPYHHTPIGSMADLDAATLEDARTFFRTYYAPNNAVLSVVGDIDPEQTLAWIEKYFGSIPSHDGKQPPRDGTLPEIIGEQLREEVREEVPARALMAAYRLPHDGTRECDAADLALTVLGGGESSRLYNRLVRRDRTAVAAGFGLLRLAGAPSLGWLDVKMSGGVEVPEVETAVDEELARFAAEGPTPEEMERAQAQLEREWLDRLGTVAGRADELCRFAVLFGDPQLALTAVQRVLDVTAEEVQAAARAQLRPDNRAVLVYEPVESAETADETDADDTDAHEGAGK
- a CDS encoding DNA topoisomerase IV subunit A: MARRSTKTPPPDDFEEKILDIDVVDEMQGSFLEYAYSVIYSRALPDARDGMKPVHRRIVYQMNEMGLRPDRGFVKCARVVGEVMGKLHPHGDASIYDALVRLAQPFSMRLPLVDGHGNFGSLGNDDPPAAMRYTECRMADATSLMTESIDEDTVAFQSNYDGQEMEPTVLPAAYPNLLVNGSSGIAVGMATNMPPHNLGEVVAAARHLIKHPGADLETLMRFVPGPDLPTGGRIVGLSGIKDAYARGRGTFKIRATASVENVTARRKGLVVTELPFTVGPEKVIAKIKDLVSAKKLQGIADVKDLTDREHGLRLVIEVKNGFVPEAVLEQLYKLTPMEDSFGINNVALVDGQPLTLGLKELLEVYLDHRFDVVRRRSEFRRGKRRDRLHLVEGLLVALVDIDEVIRLIRSSDNSAQAKERLIERFSLSEVQTQYILDTPLRRLTRFDRIELESERDRLNDEIAKLTAILESDTELRKLVSTELAAVAKKFGTARRTVLLESAGTQVAAVPLEVADDPCRVLLSSTGLLARTANDEPIVLTEDAKRAKHDVIVSAVPATARGDVGVVTSTGRLLRLPVIDLPQLPDTHAAPNLSGGAMVSEFLTLENDETVVCLTTLDEASPGLAIGTLQGVVKRVVPDYPANKDELEVITLKSGDRIVGAAELRTGEEDLVFITSDAQLLRYPAAQVRPQGRPAGGMAGVKLAADAEVISFTAVDPAADAMVFTVAGSHGTLDDSAQTCKLTPFDQYPRKGRATGGVRCQRFLKGEDVLVFAWAGAVPARAAQSNGTPVELPEPDPRRDGSGTPLVKPVAVVAGPV